A window of Procambarus clarkii isolate CNS0578487 chromosome 69, FALCON_Pclarkii_2.0, whole genome shotgun sequence contains these coding sequences:
- the LOC138355863 gene encoding threonine-rich protein-like, translated as MLVDEYCSFLSPQAPPCHPSWPTLAPTPTLGPTPTVVHTPTVVHTPTVGPTPTLGPTPTLAPTPTLGPTITLAPTSTLAPTPTLAPTPTLAPHAHTAPHAHTAPHAHTGPPTSTLAPTSPQAHTGPHAHTGPHTHTGPHTHTGPPRPHWPPTPTLAPHAHKSS; from the coding sequence ATGTTGGTGGATGAGTACTGCTCTTTCCTCTCCCCTCAAGCACCACCCTGCCATCCCAGctggcccacgctggcccccACGCCCACACTGGGCCCCACGCCCACAGTGGTCCACACGCCCACAGTGGTCCACACGCCCACAGTGGGCCCCACGCCCACACTGGGCCCCACGCCCACACTGGCCCCCACGCCCACACTGGGCCCCACGATCACACTGGCCCCCACGTCCACACTGGCCCCCACGCCCACACTGGCCCCCACGCCCACActggccccccacgcccacactgccccccacgcccacactgccccccacgcccacactggTCCCCCCACGTCCACACTGGCCCCCACTAGCCCCCAAGCCCACACTGGCCCCCACGCCCACActggcccccacacccacactggcccccacacccacactggccccccacgcccacactggccccccacgcccacactggccccccacgcccacaaATCTAGCTAG